In Desulfofundulus kuznetsovii DSM 6115, the following are encoded in one genomic region:
- the gap gene encoding type I glyceraldehyde-3-phosphate dehydrogenase, protein MAVRLGINGFGRIGRNVFRAALNHPELEVVAVNDLTDAGTLAHLLKYDSVHGICRGEVEAADDGFMVNGKKIKVLAEKDPGKLPWGELGVDIVVESTGRFTAREDAAKHLEGGAKKVLISAPAKNEDITIVMGVNEDKYDPVQHKVISCASCTTNCLAPVVKVLHKRFGIVRGLMTTVHSYTNDQQILDLPHKDLRRARAAALSIIPTTTGAAKAVALVLPELKGKLNGMAMRVPTPNVSVVDLVAELARPTSKEEINAVLKEAAQGELKGIMDYCEVPLVSRDFNGNPHSSIVDALSTMVIDGVLVKVVAWYDNEWGYSNRVVDTALYLSRQGL, encoded by the coding sequence GTGGCGGTAAGATTGGGTATTAACGGTTTTGGGCGTATCGGGCGTAATGTTTTCCGGGCTGCTCTGAACCATCCGGAGCTGGAAGTAGTAGCGGTTAATGACCTTACCGACGCCGGTACACTGGCCCATTTGCTTAAATACGATTCCGTGCATGGGATCTGCCGGGGTGAGGTGGAAGCAGCTGATGATGGTTTTATGGTTAATGGCAAGAAAATAAAAGTGCTGGCGGAGAAGGATCCCGGTAAACTGCCCTGGGGAGAGCTGGGGGTGGATATTGTGGTGGAATCCACCGGTCGTTTTACCGCCCGGGAAGATGCCGCCAAGCACCTGGAAGGTGGAGCGAAAAAGGTGTTGATCAGCGCTCCAGCCAAAAATGAAGATATTACCATTGTCATGGGTGTAAACGAGGATAAATATGACCCCGTCCAGCACAAGGTGATTTCTTGTGCTTCCTGCACCACCAACTGCCTGGCTCCCGTGGTCAAGGTACTGCACAAGCGGTTTGGTATTGTCCGCGGTTTGATGACCACCGTTCATTCCTATACCAACGACCAGCAGATCCTGGATTTGCCCCATAAGGACCTGCGTCGTGCCCGGGCAGCGGCCCTGTCCATCATTCCTACCACCACTGGTGCCGCCAAAGCAGTGGCTCTGGTTTTGCCTGAATTAAAGGGCAAGCTTAACGGCATGGCCATGCGTGTGCCAACACCCAATGTCTCCGTGGTTGACCTGGTGGCCGAGCTTGCCCGGCCTACGAGCAAGGAAGAAATCAATGCCGTTTTAAAGGAAGCGGCCCAGGGTGAACTTAAAGGAATCATGGACTATTGCGAAGTGCCCCTGGTTTCCCGGGATTTCAATGGCAACCCCCATTCGTCAATTGTGGACGCCCTCTCCACCATGGTCATTGATGGTGTTCTGGTTAAAGTGGTGGCCTGGTATGATAACGAGTGGGGCTATTCCAACCGGGTGGTTGATACTGCTCTCTATTTATCCCGGCAGGGTTTATAA
- a CDS encoding cysteine hydrolase family protein, translated as MSRNVLIVIDMLKDFIDADGALNCGEKGREIVPFVVEKVKEFMAQKEPVIFVMDAHDPEDPEFSRFPVHCVYGTPGAGLIDELASMVEEYPFAIKVPKTRYSGFFRTNLNKILEDLNPAVVHVVGVCTNICVLYTVEELRNRDYRTVVYTKGVASFDEEAHRWALKQMETVLGAEII; from the coding sequence ATGTCCCGCAACGTTTTAATAGTCATAGACATGCTCAAGGATTTCATCGACGCCGACGGCGCCCTGAATTGTGGCGAAAAAGGCAGGGAGATTGTACCCTTTGTAGTGGAAAAGGTAAAAGAGTTCATGGCCCAAAAGGAGCCGGTAATCTTTGTCATGGATGCCCATGACCCCGAAGATCCGGAATTCTCCCGTTTCCCCGTCCACTGCGTTTACGGCACCCCGGGAGCAGGGCTCATCGATGAGCTTGCTTCAATGGTGGAGGAATACCCCTTTGCCATCAAGGTGCCGAAAACCCGTTACAGTGGCTTTTTCCGTACTAATTTAAACAAAATCCTGGAAGATCTCAATCCGGCTGTAGTCCACGTCGTGGGGGTTTGTACCAATATCTGCGTCCTGTATACGGTGGAAGAACTGCGCAACCGGGACTACCGGACAGTGGTGTATACCAAAGGGGTGGCCAGCTTCGATGAAGAAGCTCACCGGTGGGCGCTAAAACAAATGGAAACGGTTCTGGGAGCGGAGATCATTTAA
- a CDS encoding histidinol-phosphatase → MKLLLDYHIHPGYSIDAEDYSILDYCQQAMKLGLREICFTPHLEVDPVRRRLDWFVRVNGKLHPMEDLGWLDHYFRDIEEARSQLHDRKLKIKAGLEVGYERGCEKTIEKILNNYPFDYVLGSIHCLEHQSISSWEESRIYFSSHTAEEACGEYFQVLKEAVESNLFDCIGHLDLYRRHGERLLGTTLGSAHKGMVEPILKEMARRNMGLEVNTSSLRRGLTEFHPSREILLQARECGVKIFTVGSDAHRLSELGAYTDQAVLMLEEMGFAVYTFTSRQPCPL, encoded by the coding sequence ATGAAACTCCTTTTGGACTACCACATCCACCCCGGCTATTCTATAGACGCCGAAGATTACAGCATTCTGGATTACTGCCAGCAGGCCATGAAACTGGGGTTGAGGGAGATCTGTTTCACCCCCCACCTGGAAGTGGACCCGGTACGGCGCCGGTTGGACTGGTTCGTGCGGGTAAACGGAAAACTTCACCCCATGGAGGATTTAGGGTGGCTTGATCATTATTTCCGGGACATTGAGGAAGCCCGTAGCCAACTGCATGACCGGAAACTGAAAATAAAGGCTGGTCTGGAAGTTGGCTATGAACGGGGCTGCGAGAAAACCATTGAAAAAATCTTAAACAATTATCCCTTTGATTACGTGCTGGGTTCCATCCATTGCCTTGAACACCAATCCATATCATCCTGGGAGGAAAGCCGGATCTACTTCTCCTCCCACACTGCGGAAGAGGCATGTGGCGAATACTTTCAAGTCTTAAAGGAAGCCGTGGAAAGCAACCTTTTTGACTGTATCGGTCACCTGGATCTTTATCGACGCCACGGAGAACGCCTCCTGGGTACAACCCTGGGAAGTGCCCATAAAGGAATGGTCGAACCGATTCTTAAGGAAATGGCACGGCGAAATATGGGTCTGGAAGTAAATACCTCCAGCCTGCGGCGGGGACTGACCGAATTTCATCCCAGCCGGGAAATCCTCTTACAGGCCCGGGAATGTGGCGTCAAAATATTCACCGTGGGCTCCGATGCCCACCGGCTATCTGAACTAGGAGCGTATACAGACCAGGCGGTATTAATGTTAGAAGAAATGGGGTTCGCGGTGTATACATTTACTTCTCGTCAACCTTGCCCACTTTAA
- a CDS encoding YbjQ family protein, whose product MILTTTPNVEGKKILAYLGIVTGEAIMGANIVRDLFATITDIVGGRSGAYEAKLSQARQIALEEMATQARRLGANAVVGIDLDYEVIREGMLMVTASGTAVQVV is encoded by the coding sequence ATGATTTTAACCACCACTCCAAACGTGGAAGGGAAAAAAATTTTAGCTTACCTGGGCATCGTGACCGGAGAGGCAATTATGGGTGCCAACATAGTGCGGGATCTGTTTGCTACCATTACCGATATTGTGGGTGGGCGTTCCGGCGCTTATGAGGCCAAACTCTCCCAGGCCCGCCAGATTGCCCTGGAGGAAATGGCCACCCAGGCCCGCCGTTTAGGGGCCAACGCGGTGGTCGGTATTGACCTCGATTATGAAGTAATCCGCGAAGGCATGCTCATGGTCACCGCCAGTGGCACAGCCGTCCAAGTTGTTTAA